The following are encoded together in the uncultured Cohaesibacter sp. genome:
- a CDS encoding ABC transporter substrate-binding protein, whose amino-acid sequence MGKVLKILLGAATALSVLASGAQAADKELKSIGISVGLLGNPFFVATIKGIEDRAREINPDVEITSVSADYDLNKQVSQIDSFIAKGVDIIMLNAVDDTAIAPAVMRAKKAGVTIAAFDVSAPGADVTVMTDNVAAGRKACQYIVDALNGKGNVAIIKGPSSSSLNDRFNGCMGVFEANPDIKVVSNDQNGLGAREGGMNVMQGLLTRFSDLDAVFGANDPMALGAQLAAKQLKRTNIIITGVDGAPDTEKALADPDSLIKASASQDPYVMAGEALKMGYDFFNGKKPEKDTVLIDPVLITADNLKDYKGWTSPR is encoded by the coding sequence ATGGGCAAAGTTTTAAAAATCTTACTGGGCGCAGCAACTGCGTTGTCGGTGTTGGCATCTGGTGCTCAGGCCGCTGACAAGGAACTCAAAAGCATCGGCATTTCTGTCGGGCTGCTCGGCAATCCATTCTTTGTGGCCACGATCAAAGGCATTGAAGACCGTGCCCGTGAAATCAACCCCGATGTTGAAATTACCTCGGTTTCTGCCGACTACGATTTGAACAAACAGGTCAGCCAGATCGACAGTTTCATCGCCAAGGGCGTCGATATCATCATGCTCAACGCCGTGGATGATACTGCAATCGCCCCCGCAGTGATGCGCGCCAAAAAGGCTGGCGTTACCATTGCTGCTTTTGACGTGTCCGCACCGGGCGCTGATGTTACGGTGATGACCGATAACGTGGCTGCGGGCCGCAAAGCCTGCCAATATATTGTTGATGCCCTGAACGGCAAAGGCAATGTTGCCATCATCAAGGGCCCATCCTCCTCCTCGCTCAATGATCGCTTCAACGGATGCATGGGCGTATTTGAGGCAAATCCAGACATCAAGGTCGTCTCAAACGACCAGAATGGTTTGGGCGCCAGAGAAGGTGGCATGAATGTGATGCAAGGTCTTTTGACCCGCTTCTCCGATCTTGATGCTGTCTTTGGTGCAAATGATCCAATGGCTCTTGGTGCCCAACTCGCAGCCAAACAATTGAAGCGGACCAACATCATCATCACCGGTGTTGATGGCGCGCCTGATACCGAAAAAGCCTTGGCTGATCCGGATTCCCTGATCAAGGCCTCCGCTTCGCAGGATCCATATGTCATGGCTGGTGAAGCCTTGAAAATGGGCTACGATTTCTTCAACGGCAAAAAGCCAGAAAAAGATACCGTCTTGATCGATCCTGTTCTGATCACGGCAGACAATCTCAAAGACTATAAGGGCTGGACCTCTCCACGCTGA
- a CDS encoding ribose ABC transporter permease, which produces MSSAPTAKSNKSSAQFKGIIRALGMLPVLILLALAFHALTGKFLAAGNLSIVLQQASINIVLAAGMTFVILTGGIDLSVGSILAASAMAAVIMSLVPGLGWIGVPAGIALGLVFGLVNGGFVAFLKLPPFIVTLGSLTAVRGVARLLGGDTTVFNADLPFAVIGEGTILGVPILAILAISVIILSWFILRRTILGTWIYAVGGNEEAARLTGIKVPLVLLFVYAMSGMMSGLGGVMSAARLYAANGLQLGQAYELDAIAAVILGGTSFVGGVGSITGTLIGALIIAVLSNGLILTGTSDIWQFIIKGLVIIAAVTLDRFRGKSTTA; this is translated from the coding sequence ATGAGCTCTGCTCCGACCGCAAAATCCAACAAGTCATCCGCTCAATTCAAAGGCATCATTCGGGCATTGGGCATGTTGCCTGTATTGATCTTGTTGGCGCTCGCCTTTCACGCCCTGACAGGCAAGTTTCTGGCTGCGGGTAATCTGTCCATCGTTTTGCAGCAGGCTTCAATCAATATTGTTTTGGCTGCGGGCATGACCTTTGTCATCCTGACCGGCGGCATTGATCTGTCGGTGGGGTCCATCCTCGCGGCATCGGCAATGGCCGCCGTGATTATGTCACTCGTTCCGGGGTTGGGATGGATAGGGGTTCCGGCTGGTATTGCGCTGGGTCTCGTGTTTGGGCTTGTGAATGGCGGCTTTGTGGCCTTTCTTAAATTGCCGCCCTTTATCGTGACATTGGGATCGCTGACGGCGGTGCGTGGGGTTGCCCGTCTCTTGGGGGGAGATACCACGGTTTTTAATGCCGATTTGCCTTTTGCCGTGATTGGCGAAGGCACCATTCTGGGGGTGCCGATCCTCGCGATCCTCGCCATTTCCGTGATCATATTGTCCTGGTTCATCCTGCGCCGAACCATATTGGGAACCTGGATTTACGCCGTTGGTGGCAATGAGGAAGCGGCGAGGCTGACCGGCATCAAAGTGCCGCTGGTGTTGCTGTTTGTCTATGCCATGTCGGGCATGATGTCAGGCCTTGGGGGGGTGATGTCCGCTGCGCGCCTTTATGCGGCAAACGGTCTGCAACTCGGACAGGCCTATGAGCTTGACGCCATTGCGGCGGTAATTCTGGGCGGCACCAGTTTTGTTGGCGGGGTCGGCTCCATTACGGGCACTTTGATCGGCGCATTGATCATAGCTGTCCTTTCGAACGGCCTGATTCTGACTGGTACTTCTGACATCTGGCAGTTCATCATCAAGGGTCTTGTCATCATCGCGGCTGTTACGCTGGATCGTTTCCGCGGGAAAAGCACAACTGCCTGA
- a CDS encoding sugar ABC transporter ATP-binding protein, whose amino-acid sequence MAGDSTPVLEMRDISKTFGAIRALSNVSLTAFGGEVHALMGENGAGKSTLMKILSGAYKSDKGGEILISGNVMPTGNPKIAKFYGIAVIYQELSLAPNLTVAENIFLGNEPSKFGLVNRVAMRTETQPILDRLGVSFLPSTKVRDLSLGERQLVEIARALSADTRIIVMDEPTTALSSRETERLFDVIEALKRENIAIIYISHRMEEVYKLADRCSVLRDGKYIGTLDRQDLSAERLISMMVGRELSSFYKKEHRADNVSDVVMRVEGLGDNRKVRNCSFEVRRGEVLGISGLVGSGRTELARLIYGADRKETGRIFLDGEEINPQSPGDALSKGIAYLTEDRKQLGLFLEMSISDNINMCVMSEDSILAVLKNFSKAAQRSANAFQTLSIKAPSASVLVGSLSGGNQQKVLLARLLEAKPKVILLDEPTRGVDVGAKSEIYRLIDELARQGMAIVMISSELPEIIGVADRVLVLREGEIAGEVKASQAQPIQQEAIMRLSTGTVADSHVAQ is encoded by the coding sequence ATGGCAGGGGATTCCACCCCAGTGCTGGAAATGCGCGATATTTCAAAAACCTTCGGGGCTATTCGCGCATTGTCAAATGTTTCGCTGACCGCTTTTGGCGGTGAAGTTCACGCTCTGATGGGTGAGAACGGCGCTGGTAAATCCACGCTCATGAAAATCCTATCGGGCGCCTATAAGTCCGATAAGGGCGGAGAAATCCTGATCTCCGGAAATGTCATGCCGACTGGCAATCCCAAGATTGCCAAATTCTATGGCATTGCCGTTATTTATCAGGAATTATCCCTCGCACCCAATCTCACAGTCGCTGAAAATATTTTTCTCGGTAACGAACCGTCCAAATTCGGGCTTGTGAATCGTGTTGCCATGCGTACTGAAACGCAGCCGATCTTGGATCGACTGGGTGTTTCGTTTCTCCCGTCTACAAAGGTCCGTGATCTGTCTCTTGGCGAGAGACAGCTGGTGGAAATTGCGCGCGCCCTATCGGCAGATACGCGCATCATTGTCATGGATGAGCCGACAACAGCCCTTTCCAGCCGCGAAACAGAACGTTTGTTTGATGTCATTGAAGCCCTCAAACGAGAGAATATCGCGATCATCTATATCAGTCACCGGATGGAAGAGGTGTACAAGCTCGCCGATCGCTGCTCGGTGCTGCGGGATGGCAAATATATCGGCACGCTGGATCGTCAAGACTTGAGCGCGGAACGCCTGATTTCCATGATGGTTGGACGCGAGCTGTCTTCATTTTATAAAAAGGAACACCGGGCCGACAATGTGTCGGACGTTGTTATGCGCGTCGAAGGACTGGGCGACAATCGCAAGGTTCGCAATTGCTCTTTTGAGGTCCGCCGCGGTGAGGTGCTTGGCATCTCCGGACTGGTCGGTTCGGGCCGAACAGAGCTCGCTCGTTTGATTTACGGTGCAGATCGCAAAGAAACGGGCCGAATTTTTCTTGATGGCGAGGAGATCAACCCGCAGAGCCCGGGTGATGCTCTGTCCAAGGGTATCGCTTATTTGACCGAAGACCGGAAGCAGCTAGGGTTGTTTCTCGAGATGTCGATCTCGGACAATATCAATATGTGTGTGATGAGTGAGGACTCGATTTTGGCGGTCCTCAAGAATTTCTCCAAAGCAGCGCAAAGGTCCGCGAATGCGTTTCAGACTTTGTCCATCAAAGCGCCGTCCGCGTCAGTTCTGGTTGGGTCTCTGTCTGGCGGAAACCAACAAAAGGTGCTTCTTGCCCGGCTTCTTGAAGCAAAGCCCAAAGTCATTCTGCTCGATGAGCCGACGCGCGGGGTCGATGTCGGGGCCAAGTCAGAGATTTATCGTCTGATCGATGAGTTGGCGCGCCAAGGGATGGCAATCGTCATGATTTCCAGTGAGCTGCCTGAAATTATTGGCGTGGCTGACCGTGTCTTGGTGCTGCGGGAAGGAGAAATCGCTGGTGAAGTGAAAGCCAGCCAAGCCCAACCCATTCAACAAGAAGCGATTATGAGGCTTTCAACCGGTACCGTGGCTGATAGCCACGTCGCACAATAG
- a CDS encoding MarR family transcriptional regulator: MTFIKHQSAGYLINHVARIFARGLSARIKPLGLTTGTFPALLELWETDGLNQKQLVNRLDIEQATMANTLARMERDGLITRKKDESDGRIQRIWLTQRARRLRGSAVTAAQDENISALACLSEDEQRQFIALLNKIIKANIQEAADDL, encoded by the coding sequence ATGACATTCATCAAACACCAATCGGCAGGATATCTTATCAATCACGTCGCCCGCATATTTGCGCGCGGCCTGTCGGCACGCATAAAGCCGTTGGGACTGACCACCGGGACATTCCCCGCTTTGCTTGAATTGTGGGAAACCGACGGATTAAACCAAAAGCAACTGGTTAACCGGCTGGATATTGAACAGGCGACAATGGCCAACACCTTGGCGCGTATGGAACGCGATGGGTTGATCACACGAAAGAAAGACGAAAGCGATGGCCGCATCCAGCGGATCTGGCTCACGCAGAGAGCAAGGCGTTTGCGCGGTTCTGCTGTCACTGCAGCTCAAGATGAAAATATCTCAGCCCTAGCCTGCCTTTCAGAAGATGAGCAACGACAATTCATCGCCCTGCTGAACAAGATCATAAAAGCCAATATACAAGAGGCAGCTGACGATCTCTAA
- a CDS encoding TRAP transporter substrate-binding protein: MKKLVVSAIALAAVAFSAVSANAGTIRLKMGDALAEDHPTSLALQHFIKEVEEKTNKSVRIKLFPNAVLGSEREVLEQIQNDAVDIARISASNLENFNSIYSAFTLPYLFESEDHFYNVLSGPIGEKIYGATLDSGFRGLTFFDSGARSFYTKDKAVNTPDDLKGQKVRVINSHTSIRMVEMMGGTPTPLAYGEIYTALQQGVIDGAENNPTALTLGRHGEVVKYYALDEHTRIPDFMIISNKAWDKLDDNQKKIVKEAARNATKYHREIWGKAIQDALVEAHDKMGVTISHPDKAPFLAKVMPIIEEYRQDPAIDELVGAILNAK; encoded by the coding sequence GTGAAAAAACTCGTAGTCAGTGCTATCGCTCTTGCAGCCGTGGCTTTTTCCGCAGTGAGCGCAAATGCCGGTACCATCCGGTTGAAGATGGGCGATGCACTCGCCGAAGACCATCCGACCAGCTTGGCTCTTCAGCATTTCATCAAGGAAGTTGAAGAGAAAACAAACAAAAGCGTGCGGATCAAACTGTTCCCAAATGCTGTACTTGGTTCAGAGCGTGAAGTGCTTGAACAAATTCAAAACGATGCTGTTGATATTGCGCGCATCAGCGCCTCGAACCTTGAAAACTTCAACTCGATCTATTCGGCCTTTACGTTGCCATACCTTTTCGAGAGTGAAGATCACTTCTACAACGTTCTGAGCGGCCCTATCGGCGAAAAAATCTATGGCGCAACACTTGATAGTGGTTTCCGTGGGCTTACCTTCTTCGATTCAGGAGCGCGTAGCTTCTACACCAAAGACAAAGCGGTCAATACGCCTGATGACCTTAAAGGCCAAAAGGTTCGTGTGATCAATAGTCACACTTCCATCCGCATGGTGGAGATGATGGGCGGCACGCCGACGCCTTTGGCTTATGGTGAAATCTACACGGCTCTTCAGCAGGGCGTGATCGATGGAGCCGAAAACAACCCGACAGCCCTGACGCTGGGGCGGCATGGCGAAGTTGTCAAATACTACGCCCTTGATGAACATACCCGCATCCCTGACTTCATGATCATTTCCAACAAGGCATGGGACAAGCTGGACGATAACCAGAAGAAAATCGTCAAGGAAGCCGCTCGGAACGCGACCAAATATCATCGTGAAATCTGGGGCAAAGCCATTCAGGACGCTTTGGTCGAGGCACACGACAAGATGGGTGTCACGATCTCTCATCCTGACAAAGCCCCATTCCTTGCGAAAGTCATGCCGATCATCGAAGAATATCGTCAGGATCCGGCGATTGATGAACTCGTTGGCGCAATTCTCAACGCCAAATAA
- the kduD gene encoding 2-dehydro-3-deoxy-D-gluconate 5-dehydrogenase KduD: MKEQFDLTGKIAVVTGCDTGLGQGMAVGLAKAGCDIAGVNIVEPTDTKDMIEGLGRKFLDIRANLMKMDDIPDIVAKAVAEYGRIDILVNNAGIIRREDAIEFSEKDWDDVMNINIKSVFFLSQAVAKQFLAQGEGGKIVNVASMLSFQGGIRVPSYTASKSGVMGVTRLLANEWAKHDINVNAIAPGYMATNNTQALREDAARSKEILDRIPAGRWGLPSDLAGPVVFLSSPASSYISGYTIAVDGGWLAR, translated from the coding sequence ATGAAAGAACAATTTGATCTTACAGGGAAAATTGCTGTTGTCACTGGCTGCGATACCGGTCTTGGACAGGGCATGGCTGTAGGCCTTGCCAAAGCGGGCTGTGATATCGCTGGCGTCAACATCGTTGAGCCGACCGATACCAAGGACATGATCGAAGGTCTTGGCCGGAAATTCCTCGATATCCGCGCCAATCTGATGAAAATGGATGATATTCCCGATATCGTTGCCAAAGCTGTCGCCGAATATGGCCGCATTGATATTCTGGTGAACAATGCTGGTATCATCCGTCGCGAAGATGCAATCGAGTTCTCCGAGAAGGACTGGGACGATGTGATGAACATTAACATCAAGTCTGTCTTCTTCCTGTCTCAAGCTGTTGCCAAACAGTTCCTGGCGCAGGGTGAGGGCGGCAAGATCGTCAATGTCGCTTCGATGCTTTCCTTCCAGGGTGGCATTCGTGTGCCGTCTTACACCGCTTCCAAATCCGGTGTTATGGGCGTCACACGCCTATTGGCCAATGAGTGGGCAAAGCACGACATCAATGTGAATGCCATCGCACCGGGCTACATGGCCACGAACAACACGCAGGCCCTGCGCGAAGATGCGGCACGCAGCAAGGAAATCCTTGATCGTATTCCGGCTGGCCGTTGGGGGTTGCCGTCCGATCTGGCCGGACCTGTGGTCTTCCTTAGCTCTCCGGCTTCTTCCTACATAAGTGGCTATACGATTGCCGTTGATGGTGGTTGGCTGGCGCGCTAG
- a CDS encoding glycoside hydrolase family 88 protein, which produces MLSDQLLKEKISAVVSGLAALRDEGKFNEPNLDGSTGDYVSFDSWEWPQGVGLYGLAQQWLRTGDEESKTLLEDWYTKQLDQGLPTLNVNTTAPMLALSLLWGKTKEEKWFKPMDDWANAVLSMPRTKIGGFQHNVSDKINDNELWDDTLFMVALFLASYGEQSGRRELVDEAVFQFLVHTHYLCEPETGLWFHGWSFDGNHNFARARWARGNAWISAGVLDLLELADIGEGNKRFLIAVVTAQINTLMKYQAESGAWHTLIDDDSSYEEISATAAFGYAMMKGARLGIGPESWREAGLKALDAVLANIDENGTVQNVSYGTRMGHDLQFYKDIPLEPTAYGQSMALLCLVEALNHVK; this is translated from the coding sequence GTGCTTTCAGACCAGTTGCTAAAAGAAAAAATATCGGCTGTCGTCTCAGGATTGGCGGCGCTACGCGACGAGGGAAAGTTCAATGAGCCCAACCTCGATGGGTCTACTGGCGATTATGTGAGCTTTGACTCATGGGAATGGCCTCAAGGTGTGGGACTCTATGGCCTGGCTCAGCAATGGCTGCGCACTGGAGACGAAGAGTCCAAGACTTTGCTGGAAGACTGGTACACCAAGCAGCTGGATCAGGGGTTGCCAACGCTTAATGTCAACACCACCGCTCCGATGCTCGCACTTTCTCTTTTGTGGGGTAAAACCAAGGAAGAGAAATGGTTCAAGCCAATGGACGACTGGGCCAATGCCGTCCTGTCCATGCCGCGAACGAAAATAGGCGGTTTCCAGCATAATGTTTCTGACAAGATCAACGATAATGAGCTTTGGGATGACACCCTGTTCATGGTTGCCTTGTTTCTTGCCAGCTATGGCGAGCAATCCGGTCGGCGAGAATTGGTCGATGAGGCTGTTTTCCAGTTTCTGGTTCACACCCACTATCTTTGCGAGCCGGAAACCGGGCTTTGGTTCCATGGCTGGTCTTTCGATGGGAACCACAATTTTGCACGTGCCAGATGGGCACGCGGCAACGCCTGGATCTCTGCAGGTGTTCTGGATCTCCTTGAGCTGGCCGATATTGGTGAAGGCAACAAGCGCTTTTTGATCGCTGTCGTGACTGCCCAGATCAACACGCTTATGAAGTATCAGGCTGAATCCGGCGCATGGCACACATTGATTGACGATGATAGTTCCTATGAAGAAATCTCGGCAACCGCAGCATTCGGCTATGCCATGATGAAGGGCGCTCGCCTTGGGATCGGCCCTGAAAGCTGGCGCGAAGCGGGCTTGAAGGCTCTTGATGCGGTGCTTGCCAATATCGATGAAAATGGCACTGTGCAGAATGTGTCATATGGCACACGCATGGGGCATGATCTTCAATTCTACAAAGACATTCCGCTTGAACCGACAGCCTATGGCCAATCAATGGCATTGCTCTGCCTTGTTGAAGCTCTCAACCATGTGAAATAA
- the kduI gene encoding 5-dehydro-4-deoxy-D-glucuronate isomerase gives MFVNTLYGASPRDIKHYDNQRLREEFVIPDMFVADEVRLTYTHVDRMIVGGAQPVAKELELSSGDALGTDSFFSAREMGIANLGGTGTIEVDGTSYTLEHRDVLYVGRGTKGIKFASENPEAPANFYMNSVPAGEEFPAALIKQEDSKPITMGEEALSNKRTLRMYIHPEVSPSCLLLMGITEPASGSVWNTEPPHLHERRMEAYCYFNMAPEHRVMHFMGEPTEIRAMPIANLEGLVSPAWSIHMGAGTGPYCFVWGMTGENKAYWDSNPVAVSELR, from the coding sequence ATGTTTGTAAACACGCTTTATGGTGCCTCACCCCGCGACATCAAGCATTACGACAATCAGCGCCTTCGTGAAGAATTTGTCATTCCTGACATGTTCGTCGCGGATGAGGTGCGCCTGACATACACTCATGTTGATCGCATGATCGTCGGCGGCGCTCAGCCTGTTGCCAAGGAACTCGAACTGTCCAGCGGAGACGCACTTGGTACGGACAGCTTCTTCTCTGCGCGTGAAATGGGAATCGCCAACCTTGGCGGGACCGGCACGATTGAGGTGGATGGCACCAGCTACACGCTTGAGCATCGCGATGTGCTTTATGTCGGTCGGGGAACGAAGGGCATTAAGTTTGCCTCCGAGAACCCGGAAGCTCCGGCTAACTTTTATATGAACTCGGTGCCTGCTGGTGAAGAGTTCCCCGCTGCACTCATCAAACAGGAAGACTCCAAGCCCATCACAATGGGGGAAGAAGCCCTTTCGAACAAGCGGACCTTGCGGATGTATATCCATCCAGAAGTCTCGCCTTCCTGCCTCTTGCTGATGGGCATTACCGAGCCAGCCTCGGGCAGTGTTTGGAACACAGAGCCACCGCATCTGCATGAGCGGCGCATGGAAGCCTATTGCTATTTCAATATGGCTCCGGAGCACCGCGTCATGCATTTCATGGGTGAACCAACTGAAATTCGGGCGATGCCAATTGCCAATCTGGAAGGGCTTGTCTCTCCAGCCTGGTCCATTCATATGGGCGCGGGCACCGGACCTTATTGCTTCGTTTGGGGCATGACCGGTGAAAACAAGGCCTATTGGGATTCAAACCCCGTTGCAGTGAGTGAGCTACGCTAA
- a CDS encoding LacI family DNA-binding transcriptional regulator, whose protein sequence is MDKKKQQKVRLVDLAAYCGVSMSTASRALSGTPGVRTELREKVMAAAKTLNYYTPTSIAGAKVIVAASAVAMLDHQRQQFTTYVLEGIRARAEVLGAEIVTRPIANLNEEQTVLEQALQDDEIAGLLFITMDDETMLAKTRGFSKPVILVNGDDPSMELSSIAPCNRAAAASATSYLNQEGHNKILFMAHRGRRTIERRLEGWRDRITEMGHTDWKALFVDVDDWTPEAARKAILDHMERSGQNFSAVLCAGDSLAFGAIMGLLEKGLKVPEDISVIGMDGLPQGEFVSPPLTSVHIPMKEIGMHAIDMLRDQLAEPDRLSKRVELYCKLVPRASHAPCKKA, encoded by the coding sequence ATGGATAAAAAGAAACAGCAGAAAGTGCGCCTTGTTGATCTCGCTGCTTATTGTGGCGTATCGATGAGCACGGCCTCTCGGGCGCTTTCTGGGACCCCCGGAGTTCGGACCGAACTGCGCGAGAAGGTCATGGCCGCAGCCAAGACGCTGAACTATTACACACCGACATCGATAGCCGGCGCCAAGGTTATCGTAGCGGCCAGTGCAGTTGCCATGCTGGACCACCAACGCCAACAGTTTACGACCTATGTGCTGGAGGGCATAAGAGCACGGGCAGAGGTTCTTGGTGCGGAAATCGTGACGCGTCCGATTGCAAATCTGAACGAAGAACAGACTGTTCTGGAACAAGCCTTGCAAGATGACGAGATTGCCGGTTTGCTGTTCATTACCATGGATGATGAAACCATGCTGGCGAAAACGAGAGGCTTTTCGAAACCCGTTATTCTGGTCAATGGTGATGACCCCTCAATGGAGCTTTCAAGCATTGCGCCTTGTAATAGAGCCGCAGCGGCCAGCGCAACGTCCTATTTGAACCAAGAAGGCCACAACAAGATCCTGTTTATGGCGCACCGAGGGCGTCGGACCATTGAAAGACGCCTGGAAGGTTGGCGTGATCGCATCACTGAGATGGGACACACAGACTGGAAAGCGCTTTTCGTTGATGTGGATGATTGGACACCGGAAGCGGCGCGCAAGGCGATCCTGGATCACATGGAAAGAAGCGGACAGAATTTTTCTGCCGTTCTCTGTGCTGGTGACAGTCTGGCCTTTGGCGCAATTATGGGACTATTGGAAAAGGGATTGAAAGTTCCTGAAGATATCTCGGTCATTGGCATGGACGGACTACCACAAGGGGAATTTGTCAGCCCTCCTCTCACTTCGGTGCATATTCCGATGAAGGAAATCGGCATGCACGCAATCGACATGTTGCGCGATCAGCTGGCCGAACCGGACCGTTTGTCCAAGCGTGTTGAGCTCTATTGCAAGCTGGTTCCGCGCGCTTCCCATGCCCCTTGCAAAAAGGCCTGA
- a CDS encoding TRAP transporter small permease, whose amino-acid sequence MLTKLKTSLERALAALTSFMLAVMVCLMLWQVFTRYVLQTPALFTEEMLRFTMIWMALLGSAYCFGRRKHLSLVFVLEALPPAKRRLFFIINDVIVLCFAFFILFLGGIRAVESTMQQFSPILRIPMGYVYLILPITAVLIFILQSLNTIEFIRHGDKPQAPQKTS is encoded by the coding sequence GTGCTTACAAAGCTCAAAACCAGCTTGGAGAGAGCCCTTGCGGCGCTGACATCCTTCATGCTGGCTGTGATGGTCTGCCTGATGCTTTGGCAGGTTTTTACACGCTATGTTCTTCAAACTCCGGCACTATTCACTGAAGAAATGCTCCGCTTCACAATGATCTGGATGGCTTTGCTCGGCTCAGCCTATTGCTTTGGTCGCCGCAAACACTTGTCATTGGTTTTTGTCCTGGAGGCGCTCCCCCCCGCAAAACGGCGCCTGTTCTTCATTATCAATGATGTCATCGTGCTATGCTTCGCATTCTTCATTCTCTTCCTTGGTGGCATTCGGGCCGTTGAATCCACCATGCAGCAATTCTCACCGATCCTGCGGATCCCTATGGGCTATGTCTATCTGATCCTGCCAATAACCGCAGTTCTGATCTTTATTCTGCAGAGTCTGAACACCATCGAATTCATTCGTCACGGTGACAAGCCCCAAGCTCCCCAAAAGACTTCATAA
- a CDS encoding TRAP transporter large permease, whose protein sequence is MDFIFNYVDESLFAAVSLFVLFFWMLAQGVAISVAIAVSSILTGLFFLPFDTAFFIATQKMFAGIDSFTLLAIPFFILAGNIMNKGGIAMRLVNLAKLFGGRLPGALAHTNVIANMLFGSISGSAIAAAAAVGGTMAPLQKKEGYDPEFSAAVNIASAPSGILIPPSGPLILYSLVSGGTSISALFLGGYVPGILMGLSIMIVASIIAYKRGYPIAAKVPCKQAFFIILDALPSLLMVIVVIGGIVAGIFTATEGAAVAVLYSFLLSLIYRMASPKEYLEVLRSSMEMSASILFLIAASGIMSYVMTITSIPDVIADALLMFDSPIVIFLIMNFCLLIIGFFMDLTPAVLIFTPIFLPIAQELGMDPVHFGLMLIFNLGIGSMTPPVGSVLFVGCAIGGVTIEKVAKPLMPFFIVLIVALLLITYFPILTTGLPRLLGLM, encoded by the coding sequence ATGGATTTCATTTTCAACTATGTCGACGAGTCGCTCTTTGCAGCAGTTTCGTTGTTCGTTCTATTCTTCTGGATGCTGGCACAAGGGGTGGCCATCTCTGTGGCGATCGCCGTCTCATCCATTCTAACCGGCCTGTTCTTCCTGCCGTTTGACACAGCCTTTTTCATTGCCACACAAAAGATGTTTGCTGGTATAGACAGCTTCACTCTGCTGGCTATTCCCTTCTTCATTTTGGCGGGCAACATCATGAACAAGGGCGGCATCGCCATGCGCCTTGTCAACTTGGCCAAGCTATTCGGTGGTCGTTTGCCCGGTGCGCTAGCTCATACCAACGTCATTGCGAATATGCTCTTTGGCTCTATCTCCGGCTCGGCGATTGCCGCTGCGGCAGCCGTCGGCGGAACGATGGCTCCTTTGCAAAAAAAGGAAGGCTATGATCCCGAGTTTTCTGCTGCCGTCAATATTGCGTCAGCACCGTCGGGTATCCTGATCCCACCCAGCGGTCCGCTCATTCTCTATTCACTGGTTTCTGGTGGCACATCCATTTCCGCGCTGTTTCTTGGCGGATATGTGCCCGGCATCCTGATGGGGCTGTCCATTATGATCGTTGCATCGATCATTGCCTACAAGCGGGGCTATCCCATTGCAGCGAAGGTACCCTGCAAGCAGGCATTCTTTATTATTCTGGACGCCTTGCCATCCCTTCTTATGGTGATCGTGGTGATCGGGGGTATTGTTGCCGGCATCTTCACAGCAACAGAAGGAGCGGCAGTCGCTGTTCTCTATTCTTTCCTGCTGTCCCTCATCTATCGCATGGCTTCGCCTAAGGAATATCTGGAAGTTTTGCGCTCCTCAATGGAAATGAGCGCTTCGATCCTGTTCCTGATTGCAGCCTCAGGCATCATGTCTTACGTGATGACAATCACGTCCATCCCCGATGTGATTGCTGATGCGTTGTTGATGTTTGACAGCCCCATCGTGATCTTCCTGATCATGAACTTCTGCCTGCTGATCATCGGCTTCTTTATGGACCTGACACCCGCAGTGCTGATCTTTACCCCAATTTTCTTGCCCATCGCGCAAGAGTTGGGTATGGACCCGGTTCATTTCGGCCTTATGTTGATTTTCAACCTTGGCATTGGTTCCATGACGCCTCCTGTCGGCAGTGTTCTGTTCGTTGGCTGCGCTATTGGTGGTGTCACGATTGAAAAAGTTGCAAAGCCACTCATGCCATTCTTCATAGTCTTGATCGTTGCTTTGTTGCTGATCACCTATTTCCCGATTTTGACGACAGGTCTGCCGAGGTTGTTAGGCTTGATGTAA